The nucleotide sequence TGGAGTCGTTCTGGCCCACCACAGCATGGATTGCCTGCTGGCGCGACGTCGACAGCTTCAGCCACGACGCAACAGCGTTGTGGCCACCCTCTTCCGTCCAATTCGAGCTCTTGAGAATCTTCAAATCGATGTTGTTCGATCGCGCCTGCTGCATGCCGGCCATGCGCTGCTGTGCCGCCAGACTGCTTGACGGACCCTGTATGTACAGCGCAGATCCACCTTGAGGAAGGATCGCTGCCAGCTGGCGAGCCTGAATCTGTCCAACCTCGGTGTGATCGGAACTCACGGCAAAACTAGGGACTGCTGATTTTCGGCGCAAGCTCGCCAGCGAAGCAGCGTCGCGATTGAGAACGACCCACGCAATCCCCGCATTTACGGCTGCGTTTCCGACTTGCGGAAACTCCGTTCCACCGGCTGGTTCAACCAAGATTCCTGATAAGGTCGACTTGTATTTGTGAATGATGTCGAGCAGTTGCGAACTCTGCGTGACCGAGTCGTTGTCGGCATACAGAATTTCCAGGTCGACGTCGAGATGCAAGGCAGCTGCTTCGGCTGCTCGGGCTTGCTCGCGTTGGTAGTCGTTTTCGCGGGTAATCAGGGACAGAACAAACTTGAATTTGCTCAAGCAATCCAAATCGTCTTGCCCGGCGGTGGAGATTCTCTCCCCAGCACTGACTCCTCGGGGCGGCACAAACCCGAACGGGGACAGCCGCACGAATCGATTCCGCCTGAATGTAGCCCGGCCTACCGACAGGGTCAAGGTATCGGAGATACACCGTAGTATCGGACCGTTCGCCGGACCGGTGGAAGAGCCTAGCTGGCGATCTGACTGAGAACCGCTCTCGCCTCAGCTGCCGGATCGGCGGCCTCCGTGATGGGGCGTCCGACGACGATCTGGGTTGCGCCGGCGGCGATTGCCTCCGCGGGGGTCACGACTCTCGCCTGATCATCCTTCCCGCTGCCGGCAGGGCGCACGCCGGGCGTGACGATCACGAAATCCTGGCCCAGTTCCTCACGCAGAGCAGCAGCCTCGTGAGCCGAGGCGACAACTCCTCCACATCCGCTCGACAGAGCCAACGCTGCAAGCCGCAGGACCTGGCCGACGACCGTTCCGCGAATTCCGATCGTGTTCAATTCGTTTTCATCGAGGCTGGTGAGCACCGTGACCGCAAGAATGAGCGGATTGCTCGCCTGGGCGGCAGCAGCCTGGGATGCTGCTCGCAGCATCGGGCCTCCGCCTGAGGCATGGACTGTCATCATGCTGACCCCCAGCTGCGCTGCTTCCCGGACAGCGCCGCCGACGGTGTTCGGAATGTCGTGATATTTCAGGTCCAGGAAGACGCGTCGTCCTGAACTCACCAGCTCGCGGACGATCGCCGGGCCTTCCGCGGTGTAGAGCTGCATTCCGACTTTGTAAGTCGAGGCAGAATCGCCCACGGCCGCCACGATCTTCCGGGCGGCCGCAGCCGATGAGACATCCAGGGCAACAATCAGACGCTCACGCGGGTCTGTCATCGCTCCTGAGTTTATAGGGTTTTACTGCAGGCTGGCTACAGTTTGCAGCCGCGCCACGGCAACGGGCTTCACCAGGTCCAGGCGGACCTTCTGAATGCCCCGTCCCTCGAAGCCGAGGACCCGGGCGGTGTTATACGACACGTCAATGATGCGGCCCTCTACAACCGGACCACGGTCGTTAATGCGTACCACGACCGCTCGTCCGTTGCGCAGGTTGGTGACCCGCACGAACGAACCCAGTGGCAATGTCGGATGAGCAGCTGTCATAGCCTGCATGTCGAAGGGTTCTCCGCTGGCTGTTGCTTTCCCCTGGAAATAATCTCCGTACCAGGAGGCGGTTCCCACTTCGTATGGACTGTTCTTGATTGGTTTGGATCGCCGGCTGACGGGTTGGATCACCGTCGGCTTGTTTGCTACCTTGGCGGCTTCCGAGCTGTTTGGCCCGGATGCGGCTCCGGCTCCCAGGCTGGCAACCGATAAAAGCACTGCCAGACTTTCGGCTAAACGTCGTCGCATTCGTTTACCTCGCATCTCTAAAGTCGTTCGCTATAGCTTCGTACCCCTCGAGTTGATCTCGTAATGCTACCGACCATGGGAACGCCATGTCAACCGGAAAATCCCTGTAGTGAATTAACTAAGTGGTAATTAATCAATGACTTAACCGCATGAAAAATTGACCATTTCCCCCTATGTGATTGAAACTTAACACTACGGTTCATTAACTAAACAGTAAATAAGCCATGTCCAGTCTCCCAAGAAATCTTTCAAGTGGTTTTGGAATGACAGACTTAAGCAGATATTTGATGTAACATAATTAAAAACATATACTTACAAATTTGAAATATTACTAAATAGTAATCAAATAAATGGCTTATCAGTTAATTCCTGTATCACTCCCGATTGCGGCAGGCAGTTGGAGCAGAGACGTGGCCTGCCGCGTCTCCGACAAAGGCTGCGTCGGCGGAGGTAGGGAAGCGAGGTAAGTGCCGCCTCAGCTATGAAGTTTGGCGAGACTGGTAGCCCGAAGTGGCGTTCCCATGCGCGACATTTCGGTTTAGAGTGGACCTTCATGGCCGGAACTCCGCCGATTGTTCTCACCATCGCTGGTTTTGATCCCTCGTCCGGAGCCGGGATCACGGCCGACATTAAGACGATTGCGGCGCATGAGTGCTTCGGCGTCGCCTGCATTACAGCCCTGACCGTGCAATCGACGCAGGGGGTCAGGAGGATCGAGCCGGTCGCGCCCAACGATATCGCCGCGACCCTCGACGAACTCGTTTCAGATCTGGAAATTGCGGCGGTTCACATCGGAATGCTGGGGACCGTGGATGTGGTCCGGACGGTGGTGGAGTTTCTAAGCCGCCAGCGGCTGCCGCATGTGGTGCTCGACCCGATTCTCAAGTCCAGTTCTGGCGCCGAATTGCTGGATGCCCCGGGATTGCGGCTGCTCATCGAAAAGCTGATCCCGCTGGTCGAGGTGATTACACCGAACCTGGCCGAAACCAGCGTCCTGACCGGGCTCCCAGTCGCAAATCTGGACGACATGCGAATCGCGGCCGCGAAACTCCACGAGATGGGAGCGGTCAATGTCGCGCTGACCGGTGGCGACCTGGAAAAGGCTACCGACTTGTTGAGCTTTACAACCAACGGGAGAGTTGAGCAGGAAGTCTTCAAGTCGGAGAGATTGCGGTCGAATTCCACTCACGGCACGGGTTGCGCCTTCTCAACTTCCCTTGCATGCCATCTGGCACAGGAGCGGGGATTGCCGGAAGCCGTGCTGTTGTCGAAAGCGTACGTCGCGGCGGCGATTGCGCAAGCATATCCGATTGGCAAAGGCGTAGGTCCACTCAATCATCTGTTCCGGATGAACCGCCAGCGGAGAGTGAGTGCGCCCGTCCACGAGGCGGAATCGGCGCATTCCAGGAACTGAAGAGGCGAGGTCTGGGGAGGGGCTTTACGAAGCCTTCTTCAACAGGCAGCCTGCGACAAAGGCTGCGACAGCACCCAACAGCCACTCGATCCGCCACAATTGCACGGCCTGCCAGTCGATCATGGTCCGGGTGCTGAACACGATCCCGACTCCCAAAGCTCCCAAGAGGCAAAGAACTCCAATCGCAAAGGCCACGAAAGGAGCAATGGAGAGGCCCAGGTTCTCACCCAGTTCGAACAACTCGGCGGACAGGGCGCTGTTCTTCAAACGAGAGATGGCACTGGGATGGAGGTCGGCTCGTCCCGAGCCACAGGCATGACAGAAACGGGAGTCGACAATAAACTCGGCTCCGCAGCGTTCACAGGCGTCCACCAGATCCGTATGCCCAGTGGTTGTGGTCGCCGCCGGCATGGGCGGACGCCAAAACTCGTGCTGGGTGGATTGTGCTGCTTCTGCCATAACACCCTCTTTCCCCAAACTGACTTTCGCAACCCAATCGCCAAAGGAAACCACTGTAAACAAGCTGTTTATCGGCTGATCTTCGGCAAAACTACAGTCCACCCCGGCAAGAATTACGCGATCTAACGCGAATTTCCCATTGTGGGGGGATATATAAGGCTTGCGCAGTACCCGCCTTGATTCTCATCGAACCCGTAACCAGCACCCGGTCGCTGGTAGCCAGCCAACGCGATCTCAACCCTACCCAACTGGCTGCCGGTACTGGGTACTCGATACTGCCTTTCTCGGGTAGACTAGAAAGTCGTGGATCGATTCCATCCCCCGGGCCGCCCGGCCCTTCTGGCAGTGCTGCTGTTCGTTCTGGCTGAAGTTTGCACCCCCGCCGATTCTGCCCCGGTCACCGTCTATCGTCCTTCGGACCCGCAAAATCAGGTTGCGTTCGATCGCCTGTATAACCTCGACTATGACGCAGCCATCCAGAACTTCGAGAAGGTACTGGCCCGGCATCCCAACGACCCGTTCGCGGTGAATCACTTGCTCTCGGCGGTGCTGGTGCGGGAGTTGTATCGGATCGGCGCGATGAATACTGGCGAGTACTCGAATGACAGTTTCGTCGGCCAGGTTCACCGTCCGCCAGACCCGGCGCAGAAAGAACGCATCAAGCAGCTGGCGCAGCAAGCGGAGAAGCTCGAAGAGGCGGAACTCTCCCACAATCCGAATAACGTCGACATGATCTACGCTCGCGGTGTGACCCGCGCGCAGTTTGCAGCCTATACCGGATTGATCGAGCGCGCCTGGTTTTCTTCTCTGCGCAATGCGGTGGGTGCCCGCCATGACCATGAGCGCGTGCTCGAACTCTCGCCACAGAATCAGGATGCCAAGCTGGTCGTGGGCACGCACAACTACATCATGGGAAGTCTGCCGCTGGCGGTGAAAGTAGCGGTGGCGATGGTCGGTCTGAGCGGAGACAAAGAAAAGGGCATCCGGCAGTTGTCCGAAGCCACGCACGCCAATGGCGAAACCAGTGTGGATGCCGGAGTCCTGTTGATGCTCTTCTTGCGCCGGGAGCATCGCTATGCGGAAGCGCTCGAAATAGCGCGTTCGATCACTCCCCGGTATCCGAGGAACTTTCTGCTGTCGTTGGAGGAAGGCAATCTGCTGCGCGCAATGGGCAAGAACCGCGAGGCCGACGACCAATATCGCCGCGTCTGGCAGAACGGACGCGATGGCAAGTACGGCAACCTGCATTACGAAATCGCCGCGATCGGACTCGGTGACTTGTTGCGGAGCGAAAGAAACGATGCGGCGGCGGCGACCGCCTACGAAATGGTAAGCGACGTCCAGGCGCCGGATCCGGAGTTGCTCCAAAGAGCGAACTTGAATGCCGGAGAGATGTACGACCAACTCCAGAAACGCGACTTGGCGATGAAAAAATACCAGGCTGTAGTGGCCACGAACTCTGCAACCGGTGAAGCCGAAAAAGCGCGCCGCCGGATGAAAGACGCATATCGGGAGTAGCGCCGCCAGACAGGTTGCCGCCGCTACGAAACTTTCCACCCACAATCTCCGTATCACTGAATGGGGAGGTGTCTATGTACTGCAACGCCTGTGGCAAGCCGATCGCCGATGACGCCCGTTTCTGTGCCTACTGCGGCACCGTCCTGGGACAAATGCCGGCACCAAAGAAGATGATGCGACCGCGTGCCAATCGATCGGTTGCAGGTGTCTGCGCCGCCGTCGGGCACTATCTCGACCTCGATGTCACGGTCGTCCGGGTTGTGTGGGCCCTGATCGTTGTCATGTCCGGAATTTTTCCGGGAGTGATCGCCTACGCGATCGCGTGGGTTGTGATTCCGGAAGAGCCGCTGTTCCTTCCGGCAGCGAACGTTGGGCAGCCCATCACCCACGGGTAGGCGCTTTCAATCGCCCGTTCTTAAGGTTCTGTCATCCCGAGCGAAGCGAGGGATCTGCAGTCCTCCCCGCAAGATGCAGATCCCTCGCTGCGCTCGGGATGACATTTCTGAAACTCGGACAGTCTCTGAAATCTGATTCGTTTCCCTAATGTTGCGTCGGCGTAAACTCGCTGCATGCCCCGCTTCCGATCCGATGATGCCGAACTCTCCTACGAAATCGTCGGGAACGGCCCGCCCGTTGTTTTGCTCCATCCGTTTCCAGTCCATCACGAATTCTGGAATCCAATTGTGCCGACGCTCAGGTCGCGATACCGGCTGATAATGCCGAACCTCCGCGGACACGGCGATTCCGATATCGGACAACGGCCAGCCTTGATGGAAAAACATGCCCGCGATCTGGATCGATTGTTGGGCGAGGCAGGCGAAAGCAAAGCGACCTTCATCGGCGTCTCCATCGGCGGATACATTCTGTTCGAATTCTGGCGGCGATTTCGAAACCGGGTGAACGCGCTGGCGATCTGCGATAGTCGTCCGCAGGCCGACACGGCCGAGGCTCGCGCGAATCGCCTGAAAGCGGCGTCCGACGTGCTTGAGAAGGGAACTGGCCCGTTCATCGAAGGCATGATCCCGAAATTGATGGGCCGCACGACCCTTGGCAACCGTCCTGATCTGGTCGACGGCGCTCGCCGCATGATGACGAAGATGTCGCCGGACGATATCAACCTGGTACAGCGCGGAATGGCCGAGCGTGTCGATTCGGTGGCGGACCTGAAATCGATCTCTGTGCCAACGCTGATCCTGATTGGAGAAGAAGACACCCTCTCCACTCCTGCAGACGGTGAGTTGATGCGCCAGCATATTTCTGGAAGCCAGTTGAAAATTATTCCGAAGGCGGGACACTATGCGCCTTGGGAGCAACCGGAAGCGGTCGGAGTGGTGCTGAGACAGTTTCTGGATGGAGCCAGAGGCAGTGTCTAGTACATGTGTCTCACGTCACAGAATTACGTGATGCGCCTCTGCTACTATCCCTCAACATGCTGCACACCTTCCTCGTCCCCGAGAAGACGATCGTTTCCGCCAAGGGAGACGGTTCGGCCGTTGAACTCAAGGTCGCCACTGGCCGTGTTTTTCTGCTGGCTCTTGCAATTACCAATGTTGTGGAACAAGAGTCGATCGACGTCAGCATTTACGGATCAGCGGACGGAGTGGCATGGGATCCCAAACCCCTGCTGACATTTTCGCAACAGTTTTATCTCGCGGAAGTGCCGCGCTTACTCGATCTGACGGCGCAACCTGACGTGAAGTTGATTCGCGCACACTGGGAAGTCGCGCGCTGGGGACGCCACGGTGAGCCGGCGATGTTCGAATTCCAGGTCAGCTTGCGCGAGGTTCCGGCCGAGATGCTGGCGGAAGCAGTCGGCCGTCGGCCTGCCTAGGGCAGCCCACCTCGGATCAAATTTCTCCGATATATTTGAAGTGAATGACTGATCGTTCCAGCGCAAGTGTGCGTCCGGCAAGCGGTGTGCAGGGCGTGGTTCGTATTCCCGGGGACAAATCCGTTTCCCATCGCTATGCGATGCTGTCCGCGATCGCAGACGGCACCAGCCGTTTTCATAATTTTTCTGCCGCACAGGATTGTTTCAACACGCTCGGCTGCATGCGCGCTCTGGGCCGTGATTGGAAGCGAGCGGACGACGGCGCGATCGAAGTCCAAGGCCTCGGGACGCGACTCGCGGCGCCCAGTGAACGGCTCGACTGCGGCAACTCCGGTTCGACGATCCGAATGTTGAGCGGGATTCTCGCTGGACAGCCGTTCACAAGCGAAATGTTTGGAGACGCGTCCTTATCGGGTCGACCCATGAAGCGCATCATGACGCCGCTCACGCAGATGGGCGCCCGCATCGAATCGCTCGAGGGTGGACGGCCTCCGCTGAAAATTCATGGCGGGGCACTGAAGGCAATCCATTACAAGCCCGAAGTCGCAAGCGCGCAGGTGAAAACGTGTGTCCTGTTTGCTGGACTGTTCGCCGATGGAGAAACGATTGTCGAAGAGCCGATTCGAACGCGCGATCATGGCGAGCTGGCGTTGCGCGCATTCGGCGTGGAAGTTGCCCGCAGCGGAACCGTCTCGCGGATTCGCGGCGGACAGAAACTCACCGCCATCGAAGCACACGTCCCGGGAGATCTTTCGAGCGTCGCATTTTTTCTTTGTGCGGCCGCGCTCTATCCTGATTCGCACATCACACTGCCGGGAATCCTGATGAACCCGACGCGCGCCCGACTGCTCGATATCCTGATCAACATGGGATTGAGAATTTCCGTCGCGCATCTCGAAGAACATCACGGCGAACTTATCGGAGCGATCGAAGCGCAAGGCGGAACATGGAAGGGCGGCACGATCACCGGTGCCGACACAGCCGCACTGATCGATGAAATCCCAGTACTGGCAGCCACTGCGCCGTATTCCGAGAATGGACTCGAAGTACGCGACGGCAAAGAATTGCGAGTAAAGGAATCCGACCGCATATCAGCCGTGGCGACGAATCTGCGCAAGATGGGTGCCGAAGTGGAAGAGCGGCCCGACGGGTTGCGTATCCCCGGACGGCAGAAGTTGCACGGTGCGGAACTCGACTCGTTCCACGATCATCGCATCGCGATGGCGTTTGCAATCGCAGCGCTCCGCGCCGAAGGTGAAACGGTGATTCACGGAGCGGAGGCTGCGGGAGTATCGTATCCGGCGTTTTTTGAAGACCTGAAGGCGCTGACGCAGTAGGCTGCGAGCTGCGAGCTACGAGCGACGAGCTACGAAAAAGGTCAAGCAAAAGCTGGGAAGACTAAGGTTGTGGGGGGCGCGAAGCCCGAAGCCCGCAGCTCGAAGCAGTATCAATCAAATATGACATCCGACAAACAAACCCCCGATGATCGCCTGCAACAGGAATTCAACCGCTGGGCTGACGAAGGAGAAGGCGCGAAGATGGAGCGCCATCATCTCGACATCACACAGAAAACCTTGCGCCTGATGGATCTTCGACCGGGCGAGCGCGTGCTTGATCTCGGTTGTGGCTCCGGATGGGCGACGCGATTGCTGGCCCGCATGGTCGGCGAAGGTCCACAGGGATTTGGACAAGTCATCGGCATCGATATTGCCGACGAGATGGTGCGGCAGGCGCGGGCCGAGTCCAGAGACTTTGAAAACATTATGTTCGCGGTAGGCTCGGCGGCGCAGATTCCGTGGGAAGAAAATTTCTTCGATAAAGTGTTGTCGGTCGAGTCGTTTTATTACTATCCCGACCAGGAACGTGCGCTGGCCGAGCTATTTCGCGTGATGGCTCCGCGGGGACGGCTGTTTATCCTGATTAATCTCTATACGGATAATCCGTACTCACTGCAGTGGGTGCCGAAGCTTAAGGTGCCAGTGCATGTGCGCTCGGCGGAGGAGTATGTGGAATTGCTGAAGGCGCATGCGTTCGAAAATGTCGAGTATCGCCAGATTCCCGATGACACGCCGACGCCGGACAATTACAAAACGACATCGTTCCACTCGCTCGATGACCTGAAGGCGTTTAAGCGTGTCGGGGCGTTACTGCTGATGGCATCGAAGCCTGATGTGCGCAATCCGGGGCCGGCGTACACGATTTACTAGCGGGACGCTGCTAGAGACAGCAGATCCCTCGCTCCGCTCGGGATGACAGAATCTCTACACAGCATCACAAGCTGTTCTAGATTTCGTCATCGTCATCGTCGTGGTTATTCTTCCGCTCCAGGCTCTTGGCTGGGCTTAGTGGACGATTGTCGTTCGCATGCAGGATTGCGATGTGGCCATTCACGTTGGAAAGTTTCACGTGCGTGCCACCTCCGCCGAGTTCGCCGCGAAGGCTGTTTCCCACCATGTGGCGCGATACCGGCAGTCCAAAATCGTTGGAGATCCCACCGGACACTGTGTTGGCCTCGACGTCCGCGTGCGCGTCCGAGGGTAGAGTCAGGCGCATACCACCGTTTACCGCCGAGAGTTCCAGTTGCGAGGATGGCATGCGGCTCATGCTGGCGTCGAGTTCGCCGTTGACGGTGTTGAGATCGGCGCGGCCTTCCAGATTGTGAGCCACGAGGCGTCCATTCACGCACGAGGCGTGCACATCACCGGCAACATCCTGGATGTCGAGCGAGCCGTTGACTAGCTTGATTTCATCGAGCCGTGCATGGCGCGGAACTACCAGCGTGTACTCGACGCTGGCCGGGTTGTCGTGTCGGTCGTTCCAGAAATTATTGTCATGATTGGGATACTTCGTGTGGATGACAAGGTCGTTCGCACTGGCATTGATTTCAATGCGCGCCTCGGCGAGGTGTTCCTTGGTCCATGCGTGCTTGACGGCGTCGAGCTTCACTTCGTTGCGGTCCCAGCTCGTAATGTGCACGTTGCCATTGATGTTATCGAGCTCAATGCGTCCGTCCGCGGACAACTGGTAGACCTGGTGAAATTCCTCGGTGAGTGGGCCCTGGTCGGATGCTTGTCCGACCGCCGCGAAAAGAAGCAGGACAGAAAGTGCACCCGATGTTGCGCCCAGCCAGGTTGCAAGTCTCGATTGCCGATGCATGAAGGCCTCCAGTTGTCATGTTAGACGAGGCGCGTTGGATTTGGTGAGTGGACGGCGCGAGCATTGAGCCTTCGAGCGGCGACCAGGCTGAAGCCTTTTGTTTCAATCGGTTACGAATCTGCGGGATTCGCTCCCAGGTTGCTCGGAGCCCGTAGCTCGCAACTCGAAGCTACCGAACCCTGTGACCCGCATCACAGCGCGAGGTGCGCAAGCCAAGTAGCCTTTTCTTACCATGAGCTGGCTTCAGAACCGATTCGAAAAGAATTTCATGATCACGTCGGTGGACTACGTCTTCAACTGGGCGCGCAAGTCGGCGCTCTGGCCGATGACGTTTGGCCTGGCGTGCTGTGCCATCGAGATGATTGCCTCATCCACGTCGCGATTTGATATCGCGCGCTTCGGTTCCGAAGTATTTCGTCCCAGCCCTCGGCAGTCAGACTTGATGATCGTGTCGGGAACCGTGTCGCTGAAGATGGCGCCGGTTGTAAAGCGAATCTACGATCAGATGCCGGAACCGAAGTGGGTGATTTCGATGGGCGCGTGCGCGTCGGTCGGCGGCCCGTTTAATACCTATTCGGTATTGCAGGGAGTGGATCGGATCGTGCCGGTGGATGTATACGTTCTGGGTTGTCCGCCGCGTCCGGAGAATCTGTTTTACGGGTTGCTGAAGTTGCAGGACAAGATCGATACCATGACGCTCGCCAAGAAGCCCACCGAAGTCCGCTTGCAGCCCGACATGATGGACGATTTCAAGCGGCAAGTCATGATCGCGCAAACGATGCAGCCGAAATAGTGGCAGCTGCTAGGCGCTGGCTCCTAGCTTGTGGCTCTTAGCTGTTGGCTCTTGGCCATCCGATATACGCCCGTCGTGGTCCAACCGTCTTCCCTTATACTGTTTGTCATCCTGACCCTGAGCTTGTCGAAGGGGAAGGACCTGCTTTCCCTTGCGTTCCCCAAATCCTCATGGCCTTCACCAGACTCGCTTCCCAATCCGAACTCCCCGGCGTGAACGAAGTAAAGGAATTTTCCTGCGGCGGCAAGATGATCTGTGTCTCCAATGTAAACGGCGAAATCGGCGCCATGGATAACACCTGCCTGCATCGTGGAGGACCCTTGGGAGAGGGTGTGGTCGAAAACGGAAAAGTGATTTGTCCGTGGCACGGCTGGGCCTGGGATCCGAAAACCGGCGAGGCGCAGGCACCGGGAGCGAAGATTGCGGTGTATCCGGTGAAGATTGAGGATGGAGTTGTGCTGATTGAGGTTTGATAGACACCGATGAAGGGATTCTCTAAAATCCAGGCATACTCAGTTCTGGTGCTCTCTGGGATCGGCGTTTTGGTCTCCATTAGCCTTTATATCTTAGGAGTGACGCGTATCTACGAGTTCCCCGCAAAGGACAAGCAGTCTCTGTTTGTCGGTATTTTCGTGGTTTGGCTTTCAACGGTGACAACTGCGAATCGACTTACCAAGGATTTCAGACCTAAGGATTTTTGCAAAGCAGCTCTGCGTGGCTGCCCGCCTTGGATGAGAATCGGATTGTGGGTTGTCATAGGGGGCGCGTTCGCCGTCTTGTTTTTGCCAACTCTCACGGGAATGGGCTCGGGTGATTCCCGCCATGCATTCATATTGTTTCCAATATTCTTCTACGTGACTTCGTTTTGCGTGACGTACTCGCTGATCAATGTTGAAAGCGACAATTCAATGCCTCGCTGTCTAAACGGGCATGCACTCTCGCCGCTAACGAAGTTTTGTGACGAATGTGGCGCATCTGCTGCAACCGAGACCAGTATCGCAATTCAATCTCGTCTACCCTAGCAATCTCAGAGAATCTCCTCGCTGAGACTCAAAGCCCGGGAAAACAGTCTTCAGATCGTTGTTACCCAGATACCGCGACACGACTTCCCCCAGCACCGCGCGGAAGTCAGTCGTCACCGCCAGATCCCGTCCTTCGTAAAGTTGCGATTGATTCAGCCCCGGCCAGCGGCCGTAGACTTTGCCGCCCTTCACCGGGCCGCCTAAAACGAACATGGCGTTGGCGTGGCCGTGGTCGGTGCCGCGGTTGCCGTTTTCTTTGGCGGTGCGGCCGAATTCGGACATGGTGACGATGACGGTATCTTCGGCGAGGTCGCCGAGATCGGTCCAGAGCGCAGAGATCGATTGCGAGAATTCGGTGAGGACGTTCGCGATCTGTCCCTGGGTGCTGCCCTCGTTGACGTGGTGATCCCATCCGCCGATGTCGGCGAAGGCAACTTGCACGCCGAGATTCGCTTTGATGAGTTGCGCGAGTTGTTTCAGGCTTTCGCCAAACCGTCCGCGCGGATAATTGGCGGCCGCGTTGGGCGTGTACTTGGACGGGTCGGCGGCTTTCAGCATTTTGACCGCGTCGAACGTCTCCTGTCCGGTGCCGTGCAGTGTGGTGTCGACGGAGTTCGCGTACATGGCTTCGAATGTATTCGCGATCGGAGCCGTTTTTGGATTGTGTCCGCCGACCGAGAAATCATTCAGGTTGTTGATGGCGACGGCAGTTTCTTTCCCGGCCAGAATGCGCGGCAGGGAAGGGCCGAGCGCGATGGCGCGAAAGGCCGCTTTGTCCGCGGGCATGTCGTTGTTATGCAGCGCACGGTTGAGCCAGCCATCTTCCGTAGCTTTCATGCCAGGCGTGCCTGACTCCATGTAATCCTGCGCGTCGAAGTGCGAGCGTGTTGGATCGGGAGATCCGGCCGCGTGCACGATGGCCAGATGTCCTTGCTTCCATAGCGGCTGGAATGACGACATCGACGGATGCAAGCCGAAGAGTCCGTCGAGGTCGAGCACCGACTTTCGGGGAATGTTGATGGTCGGGCGCGCGGCATAGTAC is from Acidobacteriota bacterium and encodes:
- a CDS encoding methyltransferase domain-containing protein, yielding MTSDKQTPDDRLQQEFNRWADEGEGAKMERHHLDITQKTLRLMDLRPGERVLDLGCGSGWATRLLARMVGEGPQGFGQVIGIDIADEMVRQARAESRDFENIMFAVGSAAQIPWEENFFDKVLSVESFYYYPDQERALAELFRVMAPRGRLFILINLYTDNPYSLQWVPKLKVPVHVRSAEEYVELLKAHAFENVEYRQIPDDTPTPDNYKTTSFHSLDDLKAFKRVGALLLMASKPDVRNPGPAYTIY
- the thiD gene encoding bifunctional hydroxymethylpyrimidine kinase/phosphomethylpyrimidine kinase, which translates into the protein MAGTPPIVLTIAGFDPSSGAGITADIKTIAAHECFGVACITALTVQSTQGVRRIEPVAPNDIAATLDELVSDLEIAAVHIGMLGTVDVVRTVVEFLSRQRLPHVVLDPILKSSSGAELLDAPGLRLLIEKLIPLVEVITPNLAETSVLTGLPVANLDDMRIAAAKLHEMGAVNVALTGGDLEKATDLLSFTTNGRVEQEVFKSERLRSNSTHGTGCAFSTSLACHLAQERGLPEAVLLSKAYVAAAIAQAYPIGKGVGPLNHLFRMNRQRRVSAPVHEAESAHSRN
- a CDS encoding alpha/beta fold hydrolase gives rise to the protein MPRFRSDDAELSYEIVGNGPPVVLLHPFPVHHEFWNPIVPTLRSRYRLIMPNLRGHGDSDIGQRPALMEKHARDLDRLLGEAGESKATFIGVSIGGYILFEFWRRFRNRVNALAICDSRPQADTAEARANRLKAASDVLEKGTGPFIEGMIPKLMGRTTLGNRPDLVDGARRMMTKMSPDDINLVQRGMAERVDSVADLKSISVPTLILIGEEDTLSTPADGELMRQHISGSQLKIIPKAGHYAPWEQPEAVGVVLRQFLDGARGSV
- the pyrF gene encoding orotidine-5'-phosphate decarboxylase → MTDPRERLIVALDVSSAAAARKIVAAVGDSASTYKVGMQLYTAEGPAIVRELVSSGRRVFLDLKYHDIPNTVGGAVREAAQLGVSMMTVHASGGGPMLRAASQAAAAQASNPLILAVTVLTSLDENELNTIGIRGTVVGQVLRLAALALSSGCGGVVASAHEAAALREELGQDFVIVTPGVRPAGSGKDDQARVVTPAEAIAAGATQIVVGRPITEAADPAAEARAVLSQIAS
- the aroA gene encoding 3-phosphoshikimate 1-carboxyvinyltransferase, with protein sequence MTDRSSASVRPASGVQGVVRIPGDKSVSHRYAMLSAIADGTSRFHNFSAAQDCFNTLGCMRALGRDWKRADDGAIEVQGLGTRLAAPSERLDCGNSGSTIRMLSGILAGQPFTSEMFGDASLSGRPMKRIMTPLTQMGARIESLEGGRPPLKIHGGALKAIHYKPEVASAQVKTCVLFAGLFADGETIVEEPIRTRDHGELALRAFGVEVARSGTVSRIRGGQKLTAIEAHVPGDLSSVAFFLCAAALYPDSHITLPGILMNPTRARLLDILINMGLRISVAHLEEHHGELIGAIEAQGGTWKGGTITGADTAALIDEIPVLAATAPYSENGLEVRDGKELRVKESDRISAVATNLRKMGAEVEERPDGLRIPGRQKLHGAELDSFHDHRIAMAFAIAALRAEGETVIHGAEAAGVSYPAFFEDLKALTQ
- a CDS encoding septal ring lytic transglycosylase RlpA family protein; the encoded protein is MRGKRMRRRLAESLAVLLSVASLGAGAASGPNSSEAAKVANKPTVIQPVSRRSKPIKNSPYEVGTASWYGDYFQGKATASGEPFDMQAMTAAHPTLPLGSFVRVTNLRNGRAVVVRINDRGPVVEGRIIDVSYNTARVLGFEGRGIQKVRLDLVKPVAVARLQTVASLQ
- a CDS encoding substrate-binding domain-containing protein, which encodes MSKFKFVLSLITRENDYQREQARAAEAAALHLDVDLEILYADNDSVTQSSQLLDIIHKYKSTLSGILVEPAGGTEFPQVGNAAVNAGIAWVVLNRDAASLASLRRKSAVPSFAVSSDHTEVGQIQARQLAAILPQGGSALYIQGPSSSLAAQQRMAGMQQARSNNIDLKILKSSNWTEEGGHNAVASWLKLSTSRQQAIHAVVGQNDSIAIGARRAFEDVKSAHEVYPWSDLLFLGVDGLPKTGQSWVGSGLLTATVIVPAVAGAALDIAVNALQSKIQPPDQHRVPAQSFPSLDSLRPISTGLTPEKRESPPRAKQAASLTEN
- a CDS encoding PspC domain-containing protein; this encodes MYCNACGKPIADDARFCAYCGTVLGQMPAPKKMMRPRANRSVAGVCAAVGHYLDLDVTVVRVVWALIVVMSGIFPGVIAYAIAWVVIPEEPLFLPAANVGQPITHG